Proteins encoded by one window of Marixanthomonas sp. SCSIO 43207:
- a CDS encoding transferase, producing MGSVRQTYRSFKKKLKLYFSVNWYATWRFNLKMFPFATARKLPVIFYGKIKFSNLEGKLILDAPIKRGMIGFGQSFEFPTTSKGTAELYLQGTMICKGHVQIGKDVGIKVLKDAVLKMGHMACFGSEIRVLCTRGITLGNWTGIGYQSQLIDTNSHPMMNTETNRYYPLNGTIELGNYNAVSNRVSIMLHTKTPDNFVIASNTLCNKDYTSLGENTLIGGIPAKKIRDNFKRDWESEKETLKKNKIIW from the coding sequence ATGGGAAGTGTAAGACAAACATACAGAAGCTTTAAAAAGAAACTTAAGTTGTACTTTTCTGTAAATTGGTATGCTACTTGGCGTTTTAATTTAAAGATGTTTCCGTTTGCAACAGCTAGAAAACTTCCTGTTATTTTCTACGGAAAAATTAAATTTTCAAACCTAGAAGGCAAACTTATACTTGATGCACCTATAAAAAGGGGAATGATAGGTTTTGGACAAAGTTTTGAATTTCCTACTACTTCAAAAGGAACAGCAGAGCTTTATTTACAAGGAACAATGATTTGCAAAGGTCACGTGCAGATAGGAAAGGATGTTGGCATTAAAGTGTTAAAAGATGCTGTTTTAAAAATGGGACATATGGCTTGTTTTGGTTCAGAAATAAGGGTTTTGTGTACAAGAGGTATTACTTTAGGCAACTGGACAGGAATAGGTTATCAATCCCAGCTCATTGATACCAATTCACATCCTATGATGAATACCGAAACGAATAGGTATTATCCGCTTAATGGTACCATAGAACTAGGTAATTACAATGCGGTGTCAAATAGAGTGAGTATAATGCTGCATACCAAAACCCCTGATAACTTTGTAATTGCTTCAAACACTTTGTGCAATAAAGATTATACTAGCTTGGGTGAAAACACTTTAATAGGAGGTATTCCCGCCAAAAAAATTAGAGACAATTTTAAGAGAGACTGGGAGAGTGAAAAAGAAACTTTAAAAAAGAATAAGATAATTTGGTAA
- a CDS encoding DapH/DapD/GlmU-related protein, with protein sequence MNNSIISDKATIGKNVSIGAFCIIEEGVVIGDNTVIKNYVELRKDTIIGDNCYIDSRVSSSGSCTIGNNVTVRYDSILARGINIGDNTYICPKMMSNNLNTEHEQIGGAIIGKNVFIGTSCVLQHGIHIGDNSILGSLSFINKNIPANETWFGNPAKFYKKND encoded by the coding sequence TTGAATAACTCAATCATTTCAGATAAAGCAACCATAGGAAAAAACGTAAGTATTGGCGCATTTTGTATTATTGAAGAAGGTGTGGTAATCGGTGATAATACGGTTATTAAAAATTATGTAGAGTTAAGAAAAGATACAATTATAGGTGATAACTGTTATATTGACTCTAGGGTTTCTTCATCGGGTAGTTGCACGATTGGTAATAATGTTACAGTACGGTACGACAGTATTTTGGCTAGAGGTATAAATATTGGTGATAATACCTACATCTGTCCCAAAATGATGAGCAACAACCTTAATACAGAACATGAACAAATAGGTGGTGCAATTATTGGTAAAAATGTATTTATAGGTACTAGCTGTGTCCTTCAACACGGTATACATATAGGTGATAACAGCATCTTAGGCTCATTGTCGTTTATAAACAAAAATATTCCGGCTAATGAAACATGGTTTGGAAATCCTGCAAAATTCTATAAGAAAAATGATTAA
- a CDS encoding glycosyltransferase codes for MKILLVGEYSRLHNSLKEGLNALGHEVTIIGSGDYFKNYPVDIKLNRKYTSGLSKKWKVLLFKLFKIDLAAEDIKKQFFGHAEQLKGYDVVQLINESPLGVTPKVEKEVVSFLAKNNKKLFVLCCGADYLSVKYAYEKKVRYSILSPLFDGKVSKKAFSPILKYLQPEFKALHEFVFKHISGVIATDMDYHIPMKGHPHYLGLIPNPINVEKLQFLPISEKEKIIIFHGINRGNYYKKGSDYFEEALAMVSEKYGDKVEIITVENVPYAQYIELYNKAHIVLDQVLGMDQGYNALEAMAKGKVVFTGAEKEFTEYYNITKPVAINALPDAQAIFKELERLLLNPELIPEISKNARAFIEKEHHYIHVAERYLKTWESN; via the coding sequence ATGAAGATACTCCTTGTTGGCGAATACAGCCGTTTACATAACTCCTTAAAAGAAGGTTTAAACGCTTTGGGCCACGAGGTTACTATCATAGGTTCTGGTGACTATTTTAAAAACTATCCGGTTGATATAAAGCTAAATAGAAAATACACTTCTGGTCTATCCAAAAAATGGAAAGTGTTGCTATTTAAACTATTTAAAATAGACCTCGCTGCAGAAGATATTAAAAAACAGTTTTTTGGGCACGCTGAACAATTAAAAGGCTATGATGTGGTACAACTTATCAACGAAAGCCCTTTGGGTGTAACGCCTAAGGTTGAAAAAGAGGTTGTTTCATTTTTAGCAAAAAACAATAAAAAACTCTTCGTATTATGTTGTGGCGCCGATTATTTGAGTGTTAAATATGCCTACGAAAAAAAGGTACGGTATTCTATTTTAAGTCCGTTGTTTGATGGTAAAGTTTCAAAAAAGGCTTTTAGTCCTATTTTAAAATATCTTCAGCCAGAATTTAAAGCCTTACACGAGTTTGTGTTTAAGCATATTTCAGGGGTTATTGCAACCGATATGGATTACCACATACCTATGAAAGGGCATCCACACTATTTAGGACTTATACCAAACCCTATTAATGTTGAAAAGCTTCAATTTTTGCCTATTTCTGAAAAGGAAAAAATTATCATTTTTCACGGTATTAACAGAGGGAACTATTATAAAAAAGGAAGTGATTATTTTGAAGAAGCCTTAGCAATGGTTTCAGAAAAATATGGCGATAAGGTAGAGATTATTACTGTTGAAAATGTGCCGTATGCACAATATATAGAACTGTATAATAAAGCGCACATCGTATTAGATCAAGTATTGGGTATGGATCAAGGCTATAATGCTCTAGAGGCTATGGCTAAAGGTAAGGTTGTGTTTACAGGCGCCGAAAAAGAGTTTACCGAATACTATAACATAACCAAACCTGTAGCTATTAATGCTCTGCCAGATGCACAAGCAATTTTTAAAGAATTAGAGCGATTGCTTTTAAATCCTGAATTAATACCTGAAATTTCTAAAAATGCTCGTGCTTTTATTGAAAAAGAACACCATTACATTCACGTTGCTGAAAGATATTTAAAGACTTGGGAAAGCAACTAA
- a CDS encoding glycosyltransferase: MASKQPSSQIKVCLVAISLGKGGAERSTALLSRMLYTKGFNVSIVILNDVVDYAYEGELFNLGALKTEEDSLLKRVSRFKQLKRFFETQQFDYIIDNRSRINGVKELFYLYYLYKNQSVVYVARSFYLQQYFSTNAWVAKKMIQKAKVVVGVSKAISEAINSRYHTNKAITIYNPHESFSEENSEVLFSEKYILYLGRIEEKVKNFTLLLEGYKASKLSEEKIHLKLVGNGPDVDFVQKKIDQLGLSETVTMYPFTSAIVPYVKNALFLTLTSEYEGFPRVLIEALSMGTPVLSVMYKGNPAEIITHTENGLLVENHSVSALAEGMDMLAFNDQLYKTCKENAKKSVSHITMQAIAEKWASLLNKN, from the coding sequence ATGGCCAGTAAACAACCGTCATCACAAATTAAAGTATGTTTGGTGGCTATATCTTTAGGTAAAGGAGGAGCAGAGCGTTCTACAGCATTACTCTCCAGAATGCTTTACACCAAAGGTTTTAATGTTTCGATTGTTATATTAAATGACGTAGTAGACTATGCGTATGAAGGAGAACTTTTTAATCTAGGCGCCCTAAAAACAGAGGAAGATTCACTTTTAAAAAGAGTCTCACGTTTTAAACAACTTAAACGTTTTTTTGAAACACAACAGTTTGATTATATAATTGACAATCGCTCTAGAATAAATGGTGTTAAAGAGCTGTTTTACTTGTATTACTTGTATAAAAATCAGTCTGTTGTTTATGTGGCACGTAGTTTTTATTTGCAACAATATTTTTCTACAAATGCTTGGGTAGCCAAAAAAATGATACAAAAAGCCAAAGTTGTTGTAGGAGTTTCAAAGGCCATTTCAGAAGCAATAAATTCTCGTTATCATACTAACAAAGCAATTACAATTTACAATCCACATGAATCTTTTTCCGAAGAGAATTCAGAAGTTCTTTTTTCTGAAAAATATATTCTTTACTTAGGCCGTATTGAAGAAAAGGTCAAAAACTTTACACTGTTACTAGAAGGGTATAAGGCTTCAAAACTTTCAGAAGAGAAAATTCATTTAAAGCTAGTAGGTAATGGACCGGATGTTGATTTTGTACAGAAAAAAATTGACCAATTAGGACTTTCAGAAACGGTGACTATGTATCCATTTACATCTGCAATTGTACCCTATGTAAAAAACGCTTTGTTTTTAACATTGACAAGTGAGTATGAGGGTTTTCCTAGGGTTTTAATCGAAGCGCTTTCTATGGGAACGCCAGTTTTATCGGTTATGTACAAAGGAAATCCTGCCGAAATTATAACACATACTGAAAATGGATTGCTAGTAGAAAATCACTCTGTATCTGCATTAGCCGAAGGAATGGATATGTTAGCTTTTAATGACCAATTATACAAAACCTGTAAAGAGAATGCCAAAAAGAGTGTTTCGCACATAACAATGCAAGCAATTGCCGAAAAATGGGCATCTTTGTTAAATAAAAATTAG
- a CDS encoding FdtA/QdtA family cupin domain-containing protein: MKSRIIDIPKIIDKEGRGNLSVIEKEVLPYPVKRVYYLYDVPSDSSRGGHAHKEQLEFLIAVSGSFDVILDDGTETKKVTLNKPNKGLLIATKTWRELENFSSGAVCVVLSSGEFDEADYIREYEDFKLFIGS, translated from the coding sequence GTGAAAAGTAGAATAATCGATATACCAAAAATAATTGATAAAGAAGGAAGAGGAAACCTTTCGGTAATAGAAAAAGAGGTACTGCCTTATCCTGTAAAACGAGTGTATTACTTGTATGATGTGCCAAGTGATTCTAGTCGCGGCGGTCACGCACATAAAGAACAATTAGAGTTTTTAATTGCAGTAAGTGGCAGCTTTGATGTTATTCTAGATGATGGAACCGAAACAAAAAAAGTAACACTTAATAAACCTAATAAAGGGTTGTTAATAGCCACAAAAACGTGGCGCGAGTTAGAAAACTTTTCTTCAGGGGCTGTTTGTGTAGTATTATCTTCTGGCGAGTTTGATGAAGCAGATTACATTAGGGAATATGAGGATTTTAAATTATTTATAGGAAGTTAG
- a CDS encoding glycosyltransferase family A protein, whose translation MPKFSVIIPLYNKEKDIKSTLESLFSQTFSDFEVIIVNDGSTDKSQLMVEQIEDSRINLYNKQNQGVGPTRNFGVAKAKAEHIVFLDADDYWYPIHLENLNSIVEKFPKAKWFASAYNKRHNKNLTTSMISPILKKGDNWIGLIDNYFQYSLADALAWTSAVGMKRSFFNNLNGFDTSITHGAGEDTDLWIRAALQAPLAFSTKISATHNLDGSNRVSHTNTLKRTYFDIDKYETEAQTNPYLKQYLDLNRFSLAIQYKLAGDLATFQEYRGKLDVKNLTSKQRTLLKQPKTILKTLVKSKVLFEKLGFRLTSYK comes from the coding sequence ATGCCTAAGTTTTCAGTCATCATACCGCTTTACAATAAAGAAAAAGACATTAAAAGCACCCTTGAAAGCCTTTTTAGCCAAACTTTTTCTGATTTTGAAGTTATCATCGTCAATGATGGCTCAACTGATAAGAGTCAACTAATGGTTGAACAAATTGAAGACTCTAGAATTAATCTCTACAATAAACAAAACCAAGGCGTGGGACCTACGCGCAACTTTGGTGTAGCAAAAGCCAAGGCTGAACACATCGTTTTTTTAGATGCAGATGATTATTGGTATCCCATTCATCTAGAAAATTTAAATTCTATTGTAGAAAAGTTTCCCAAAGCCAAGTGGTTTGCCTCTGCCTACAACAAAAGACATAATAAAAATTTAACCACATCAATGATTTCACCTATTTTAAAAAAAGGTGACAATTGGATTGGGTTGATAGACAATTACTTTCAATACAGCTTGGCAGATGCTCTAGCGTGGACCTCAGCCGTCGGAATGAAACGAAGTTTTTTTAATAACCTGAACGGTTTTGATACATCCATTACGCACGGTGCCGGAGAAGATACAGATTTATGGATTCGTGCAGCTTTACAAGCTCCATTAGCTTTTTCTACTAAAATTTCAGCAACTCATAATCTGGACGGAAGCAATAGAGTATCACACACCAATACACTAAAAAGAACCTATTTTGATATTGACAAATATGAAACCGAGGCTCAAACTAACCCATACCTAAAACAATATCTAGATTTGAATAGGTTTTCACTTGCTATTCAATACAAATTGGCAGGTGACCTAGCTACCTTTCAAGAATATCGTGGAAAACTAGATGTAAAAAATCTCACTTCAAAACAGCGTACCCTACTTAAACAACCTAAAACCATTTTAAAAACCCTAGTTAAAAGTAAAGTATTATTTGAAAAACTGGGCTTTAGGCTAACTTCCTATAAATAA
- a CDS encoding glycosyltransferase family 2 protein, which yields MISILIPTYNYNIVPLVEELHRQTIASKIPFEIIVVDDCSTEQKIQLENQSIAKREQCFYLENKVNQGRTATRNILATKAKYNWLLFLDADVMLDSKEFIESYINSIKNSSADVIFGGVCYQKEQPKKEEILRWHYGKNREVKSVNKRTKNPYFIISQNLLIQKRVFKKANVINENFYGLDNIFSNMLKKIDAKILHIHNPVLHLGLEKASVFLSKSLKSVETTVYFENNNQLDIERPLQKTYVTFKSYGILPVLRMTIKLFEKQLLSNFKSKNPSLFLFDLYRLYYYDKLKRNA from the coding sequence ATGATTTCTATATTGATTCCCACATATAATTATAACATTGTTCCGCTTGTGGAAGAATTACATCGACAAACCATTGCATCAAAAATTCCTTTTGAAATTATTGTAGTGGATGACTGTTCAACTGAGCAAAAGATACAATTAGAAAATCAAAGTATTGCAAAACGTGAGCAATGCTTTTATCTTGAAAACAAAGTAAATCAAGGTCGTACCGCTACTAGAAATATATTGGCTACTAAAGCTAAATATAATTGGTTGTTATTTTTGGATGCTGATGTGATGCTAGATTCTAAAGAGTTTATTGAAAGCTATATAAATTCAATAAAAAATAGCTCTGCCGATGTTATATTTGGAGGGGTATGTTACCAAAAAGAACAGCCAAAAAAAGAAGAAATCCTTCGATGGCATTATGGAAAAAATAGGGAAGTAAAAAGTGTAAATAAAAGAACAAAAAATCCTTACTTTATTATTTCACAAAACCTATTAATACAAAAAAGGGTTTTTAAAAAGGCGAATGTGATCAATGAAAATTTCTACGGCCTTGACAATATATTCTCAAATATGTTAAAGAAAATTGATGCGAAAATCTTACACATCCATAATCCTGTATTGCATTTAGGATTAGAAAAAGCGAGTGTTTTTTTATCCAAATCACTTAAATCTGTAGAAACTACTGTATATTTTGAAAACAACAACCAACTCGATATAGAAAGACCGCTTCAAAAAACATATGTAACGTTTAAATCTTATGGTATTTTACCTGTTTTGAGAATGACGATAAAACTTTTTGAAAAACAACTACTGTCAAATTTCAAATCTAAAAATCCTTCGTTGTTTTTATTTGATTTATACAGACTCTATTATTATGATAAATTGAAACGAAATGCCTAA
- a CDS encoding 2OG-Fe(II) oxygenase: MNTKDIANIIYNRILEDKSQLISSFEKSKNEIGFFFVDDLLPEDLALQIYEAFPKKEEMVLKKSMREYKHVAAQMDQYNPLLEKVIYAFQDERIVTLIGEICKIENPEPDENLYAGGISLMAKDNFLNPHLDNSHDKSRDKWRVLNLLYYVTPNWEDSFGGHLEIWPQGLNHDPITIYSRFNRLAIMATHQKSWHSVSPVNHDGERCCVSNYYFSDTPLTTEDQFHVTSFRARPGQKVKDFILQTDSMLRMGIRKVFKKGITENPHVYKKDNHTKEE, from the coding sequence ATGAACACAAAAGATATTGCAAATATAATTTATAACCGCATTTTAGAGGATAAATCACAGCTTATTTCAAGTTTTGAAAAAAGTAAGAATGAAATAGGCTTTTTCTTTGTTGATGATTTACTGCCAGAAGATCTTGCTTTACAAATTTATGAAGCCTTCCCAAAGAAGGAAGAAATGGTGTTAAAGAAAAGTATGCGAGAATATAAGCATGTTGCTGCGCAGATGGACCAATATAATCCATTGCTAGAGAAGGTTATTTATGCATTTCAAGACGAGCGCATTGTAACGTTAATAGGAGAAATTTGTAAAATCGAAAATCCAGAACCGGATGAAAACCTGTATGCAGGAGGTATTTCATTAATGGCTAAGGATAATTTTTTAAATCCGCACTTAGATAATTCACATGATAAGAGTAGAGATAAATGGCGGGTGTTAAATCTATTGTATTACGTTACCCCAAATTGGGAAGACAGTTTTGGCGGCCATTTAGAAATTTGGCCTCAAGGATTAAATCACGATCCTATAACCATTTACAGTCGTTTTAATAGATTGGCAATAATGGCTACACATCAAAAATCTTGGCATAGTGTAAGCCCGGTAAATCACGATGGTGAGCGCTGTTGTGTGTCAAATTACTATTTTTCAGATACACCTTTAACAACAGAAGATCAATTTCATGTAACTTCTTTTAGAGCAAGACCTGGTCAAAAGGTAAAAGACTTCATTTTACAAACCGATTCTATGTTGAGAATGGGAATACGAAAAGTGTTTAAAAAAGGCATTACCGAAAATCCGCACGTTTATAAAAAAGACAATCATACAAAAGAAGAGTGA
- a CDS encoding S8 family serine peptidase: protein MYIRAKDSSFNPVFTKVDNQFIYKGYDEKLKAILGKYVISEFKKTRKNTNKSTFNSTFFVIADKQFLLEELLQTASHIFTSGTILSEKDKKIFEPNDYGLTSTIGANKGVQVNLDYFDFLQVPKAWYYTTGSRNSVIGIADASVDTTNAEFKGKTKIIRPSSFSRGHGNGVAGIAAAQGNNAYGVPGVCYDCSIYATDYGHFKDLNQLVELSKAGAKVINCSWVSSTYHETAQAAVDSIFNNGTILVAAAGNSDWIKTKGSKLYYPASYENVISVASVSYKYEDVEDHILLSDKGNYYGENIRGFLGRTVGFKNKEAQTQPFSYPVSITTLNPEVDILAPSSGQFRISKWMLEDTIEYIWEASSPTAPLVTGTIGLMYSLAPCLPANEVESIIKMTALNIDFIGDNSKYKGNYGAGALQTGDAVEMVYQMFKNDETVYIDNQNFSRWDFKLTTYSNKTVLKNQRFTDSATLNLTSKNQIILSENTVLKPNEEGKIQLKIDPTLKKECELQVRKGFPE, encoded by the coding sequence ATGTATATACGTGCAAAAGATTCATCATTCAACCCTGTTTTTACTAAGGTTGATAATCAATTTATCTATAAAGGATATGATGAAAAGCTGAAAGCAATACTTGGAAAGTATGTTATTTCTGAATTTAAAAAAACACGAAAGAATACCAATAAAAGTACCTTTAACTCTACCTTTTTTGTAATAGCAGACAAACAGTTTTTACTAGAAGAACTTTTACAGACAGCTTCGCATATATTCACTTCGGGAACAATACTTTCTGAAAAAGATAAAAAGATTTTTGAACCCAATGACTATGGTTTGACAAGCACTATTGGTGCCAATAAAGGCGTACAAGTAAATCTAGATTACTTTGATTTTTTGCAAGTTCCCAAGGCTTGGTATTACACGACAGGTTCTAGAAATAGCGTGATAGGAATAGCAGATGCATCTGTAGATACAACCAATGCAGAGTTTAAAGGAAAAACAAAAATTATACGTCCGTCAAGTTTTTCTCGCGGTCATGGCAATGGCGTTGCCGGAATTGCTGCAGCGCAAGGAAACAATGCTTATGGAGTTCCTGGAGTTTGTTATGATTGTTCTATTTATGCAACAGATTATGGCCACTTCAAAGATTTAAATCAATTAGTAGAATTATCCAAAGCTGGTGCAAAAGTGATTAATTGTAGCTGGGTAAGTTCTACCTACCACGAAACCGCTCAAGCTGCTGTAGACTCAATATTTAACAACGGAACTATACTTGTAGCTGCCGCAGGAAATAGTGATTGGATTAAAACAAAAGGAAGCAAGCTGTATTATCCCGCTTCATATGAAAATGTAATATCGGTAGCTTCTGTAAGCTATAAATATGAAGACGTTGAGGATCATATTTTACTAAGTGATAAAGGAAATTATTATGGTGAAAATATAAGAGGGTTTTTAGGAAGAACCGTGGGTTTCAAAAATAAGGAAGCACAAACCCAACCATTTAGTTATCCGGTTTCAATAACAACATTAAACCCTGAAGTAGATATACTAGCTCCTTCTTCGGGTCAGTTTAGAATTTCAAAATGGATGCTTGAAGATACAATTGAATATATCTGGGAAGCAAGTTCGCCAACAGCGCCATTAGTAACAGGAACGATTGGTTTAATGTATTCGCTAGCACCTTGCTTACCGGCAAATGAAGTAGAATCTATAATAAAAATGACCGCTTTAAATATTGATTTTATTGGTGATAATAGTAAGTATAAAGGTAATTATGGAGCCGGAGCATTACAAACCGGTGATGCGGTTGAAATGGTTTACCAAATGTTTAAAAACGATGAAACCGTATACATTGATAATCAAAATTTTTCTCGTTGGGATTTCAAACTTACAACCTACTCAAATAAAACTGTTTTAAAAAACCAGCGATTTACAGATTCGGCTACGCTTAATTTAACTTCAAAAAATCAAATCATACTTTCTGAAAATACTGTGTTAAAGCCAAATGAAGAGGGGAAAATTCAACTTAAAATTGATCCAACTTTAAAAAAAGAATGTGAGTTGCAGGTAAGGAAAGGTTTTCCAGAATAA